A stretch of DNA from Microbacterium croceum:
TTCCCCCCGACGTTCTGGGGAGTCGCCGTCCCATCGGCGCCGGTCCACGCGGCATCGGCGAGAGGGGCGTAATGGGGACCGGTCGAGCCCGCCCGGCAGGCGAACTCCCACTCGGCCTCCGTAGGCAGACGGTAGCCGTCCGCAGTCACATCCCACATGACGTCCTCGCCGTCGAACCGGTACGCGGGGTCGAACCCCTCCCATTCCGACGCCGCGTTACAGAAGTGCACGGCGCGCAACCAGCTCACGTCCGCGGCCGGGCGCTGCGGATGCCGTGCAGCAATGCCGAGCACCTCGGCCAGCTGCTCCTCGGTCACCGGGTAGACACCGATCTGGAACGGCTGGAGCGTGACGGCTCGACGCGTCTTCGTGCGCGCATCATGCAAAACGATCTCGCCTCCGCCGATAGGGGCCATCTCGATATCGGTCACGGCGACGCTTCTTCAGACATGCATCAATCTTCGCTCGTCCTCGACGATGCCGATTCCCCTGTGTCGATGCGGGGAGGACGGATTGACGGACAGCACTATTAATGTTTCACTACTAGCATGTCACGCATACAGGCACGGCAGGACGCGCAGTTCATCCGCGCCGTACTGCCGCTCCTCTCGCTGCGACTGATTCAGCAGCGCGAGTCCTACGGCTACGAGCTGGTCGAACGAGTGGTGGCCCTCGGCGTAGAGGTGAGCACGGGATTGGTCTATCCCGTGCTGAACCGCCTGGAGCGCGACGGACTCGTCACGACGACGTCGAAGCCGTCACCCAGCGGGCCACCGCGCAAGTACTTCGCGCTCACGGATGCCGGCGTCGACGCGCTGGCCATTGCACGGGCGCAGTGGGAGCAGACCGCCGCAGCCGTCAACAAGACGCTCGAGCCCGAGAAGGGGTAGTCATGTCACGCACCGAAACCGCGACTCGATCAGCGGGACTCCGCGCGTCGCTCTATCTGCAGCGCCTCGAATGGCATCTCGAAGGGCTGGCGCCCCGAGCCGAACGCAAACGCATCATCCGCACGCTGCGCGACGAGATCGACGCGGACATGCGGTCGTTGCACGCCGTGCTGGAAGACCTCGGATCGCCGCGAACCCTCGCCGGACGCTATGCCGAGGGCGGGAAACCACGCCCTCTCTGGTCGATCGGCGCGCTGATCGCCGGTGCGGCGCTGTTGACCTACTGGATCATGTTCGGCATGTTCGTGGGTGGCATGCTGGCGGCAGTGGACTCCGCGGCGCCGATGAGCGCAGATGCCGTGTTCTTCTTCGTTCCGGTCACCGCATTCTCCGACGACGAGAGTTTCGGTATCGGCTGGTCGGGCGGGTGGGCGTGGCTCGTCGTCCCCGCCGTGATCGCATTCCTCTCTCTGCTCGTCGGCGCGCGGACCTGGCGCCTCTTCCGCATCGACGAACTGGAAGCGGCGTGACCCATCCGTCGATCACGCCCCTGCCTTTCAGGCAGGGTGGACCTGCGTCGCCGGCCATGCGCGTGCCCTATCGTCGCGAAGATCATGACCCCTCGAACGGGTGGGTCGGGGTGGCGCGCCTGCCCGCCTACGCCTCTCCGACGGCCGGCCGGCATAGCCTCGGCATCATGCCTGTAGCTCCCGACCATCTCCACGTCCCGCTCGTGCTGGATGGGACGAGTACCCGAGGACAGTCATGACCGAGCCATCGCTGGCAACAAAGACACACACGCACGCCTCGCCACATGTCGAGCCGCCGATCGCTCGCTTCACGTGGGTGATCTGGCCGTGGATGAACTGGATCGTACCCGCGTTCGTCTGCCTTCACGGGCTGTCCGGCAACGGTGGCTGGGAGAGCCTGCTGCTCATCTACGGGGCCGTGCTGATCGTCCCCGCGTTCGCGTTGCTCGGCTCACTCCCCCGCTTCCTGCTCCGCAAGCGCGGCTACCGAAGTGCCCCCTTGACGACCGTCCCGCTCCTGTTCGTCATCTGGTGGGGGTGGACCTGCGTGGGTGCCGCGATGCCCGGCATCACGGACAGCTCCCCGCTGCCGTCGATCGCGAACTCATTAACCGGGGAGAGGCTCCCATCTGCCATCGAGCTGATGCTGATGGTCGGTGGGATGCTCGCAGGAACGATCGCGTGGATCGCTGTCGTCGCCATCTCCATCGCACTGTCGAACAGGGCACGCGCAGGGAGAGCGCCCAGCCGTCCGAGCCGTGCGGGGGTGATCGTCGCCTGGGGTGCGGCGGTTGCGATTCCGGCCGCGCTGATCGTGATCTGTGTGGTCGGTGTGCAGCTGGGCGTGTCGGCGACCGACGCGGACGGCGACACCCAGGCGGTCGCGGCGGCCAGGGGCGGCAGCGCCCGCGACGAGCTCGATCAGCAGCGGTATACGACCATGCAGGAAGCCCTCTCTGAGGTGCGCGGCCTCATTTCTGCCACTGACTGGACCGGCGCGCAATCAGGCACCGTGTCGGGCACGTGTCCGTGGGTGACGCAAGCAGCGGACTGCTACGCGCTCGATGCGAGGTTCGTGTTCAAAGCCGCCGAAGAACCGGACTTCACCGGCATCGCCGAGACGTTGCAGTCGTCGGGGTGGGCCACCGAGTCCGTCACCACCGATCAGTGGGGCGCGAGAGAACTCGACGTGCATAGCCCGGACGGCGTCTCCGTCACGATCCGGTACTCGACGGT
This window harbors:
- a CDS encoding formylglycine-generating enzyme family protein — its product is MTDIEMAPIGGGEIVLHDARTKTRRAVTLQPFQIGVYPVTEEQLAEVLGIAARHPQRPAADVSWLRAVHFCNAASEWEGFDPAYRFDGEDVMWDVTADGYRLPTEAEWEFACRAGSTGPHYAPLADAAWTGADGTATPQNVGGKLPNLNGLFDTLGNVWEWCWDLLDPARYDEYRVFRGGGFADDAWSVRASVRRGGAPRMHHEDVGLRLARGDFDTPGEAQGWSALADRERAAAGDRPTPPGWTPRGR
- a CDS encoding PadR family transcriptional regulator, which produces MSRIQARQDAQFIRAVLPLLSLRLIQQRESYGYELVERVVALGVEVSTGLVYPVLNRLERDGLVTTTSKPSPSGPPRKYFALTDAGVDALAIARAQWEQTAAAVNKTLEPEKG
- a CDS encoding HAAS signaling domain-containing protein, producing the protein MSRTETATRSAGLRASLYLQRLEWHLEGLAPRAERKRIIRTLRDEIDADMRSLHAVLEDLGSPRTLAGRYAEGGKPRPLWSIGALIAGAALLTYWIMFGMFVGGMLAAVDSAAPMSADAVFFFVPVTAFSDDESFGIGWSGGWAWLVVPAVIAFLSLLVGARTWRLFRIDELEAA